Proteins from a genomic interval of Treponema brennaborense DSM 12168:
- a CDS encoding putative ABC transporter permease, translating into MSLSRLFLLFLAYSFIGWCSEVVFCSIKERRFVNRGFLFGPLCPIYGFGGMMVMYLLKPWADTWIPLFFAAMFITTALEYVSSWALEVLFHTKWWDYSDVKVNLNGRVCLTGAVTFGVMGMLAAHFVHPFLEAFVLSFSDFTVRLCAGVLCTVFCADLYVTVKRLVGFNEHMAKLKEFAESLKERYAEESWFKEKASSLSEMFDAVRDRAKSGQTKFSESLMRKIESFSARQEKLTGFINRFPTMRSKSYSDGIENLRQRTKAQFAAKKATRKTGKNAE; encoded by the coding sequence ATGAGCTTATCCCGTCTTTTTCTGCTGTTTCTGGCGTATAGTTTTATCGGCTGGTGCAGCGAAGTCGTCTTCTGTTCAATAAAGGAACGCCGGTTCGTGAACCGCGGTTTTTTGTTCGGTCCGCTGTGTCCCATTTACGGATTCGGCGGAATGATGGTCATGTATCTTTTGAAGCCCTGGGCCGATACCTGGATTCCGTTGTTTTTTGCGGCAATGTTCATTACGACGGCGCTCGAATACGTAAGCAGCTGGGCACTTGAAGTACTGTTTCACACCAAATGGTGGGACTATTCCGACGTCAAAGTCAATCTGAACGGCCGCGTGTGCCTGACCGGCGCGGTAACGTTCGGCGTCATGGGAATGCTGGCCGCCCATTTCGTGCATCCGTTTTTGGAAGCGTTCGTTCTTTCGTTTTCCGATTTTACCGTCCGGCTGTGTGCGGGTGTGCTGTGCACCGTATTCTGCGCCGATTTGTACGTTACCGTAAAGCGTCTGGTCGGTTTCAACGAACATATGGCCAAGCTCAAGGAATTCGCCGAATCGCTTAAAGAACGGTACGCCGAAGAGTCCTGGTTCAAGGAAAAAGCGTCTTCGCTCAGTGAGATGTTCGACGCCGTCCGCGACCGCGCGAAGTCCGGACAAACCAAATTCAGCGAATCGCTTATGCGTAAAATAGAGTCGTTCTCCGCGCGTCAGGAAAAACTGACCGGCTTTATAAACCGCTTCCCGACGATGCGCAGTAAAAGCTATTCGGATGGAATTGAAAATCTTCGGCAGCGGACGAAAGCGCAGTTCGCGGCAAAAAAAGCTACGCGTAAAACCGGAAAAAATGCCGAGTGA
- the hisG gene encoding ATP phosphoribosyltransferase: MEKLKILLPKGRIYDNVVELFNGAGISVKLPERAYRPTVNQDDLEAKVMKPQNIGKLLELGAHDVGFTGRDWIEETGADVEEIMDLGFDTVRIVAAVPAAIDDNALRAKRVIVATEYEHIARRWLDRSKMDSLVVRTYGATEVFPPDDADMIIDNTATGRTLIENGLRIVDTIMTSSTRMFASKAALADPEKKRKIMELKMLFEAVIDARDRVMLEMNVTRARFQELVTGLPSMRSPTVSPLYGDDGYAIKIAVKKSEVPNLLPKLKTLGATDILEYDLRKVLA, encoded by the coding sequence ATGGAAAAATTGAAAATCTTGTTGCCCAAAGGCAGAATTTACGACAACGTCGTCGAACTGTTCAACGGAGCGGGCATCAGCGTAAAACTGCCCGAGCGCGCGTACCGCCCTACCGTCAATCAGGACGATCTTGAGGCAAAAGTCATGAAGCCGCAGAATATCGGCAAACTCCTCGAATTGGGCGCGCACGATGTCGGCTTTACCGGACGCGACTGGATCGAAGAAACCGGTGCGGACGTTGAAGAAATCATGGATCTCGGATTCGACACGGTTCGCATCGTCGCCGCCGTTCCCGCCGCAATCGACGACAACGCTCTCCGCGCAAAACGCGTTATCGTTGCAACCGAATACGAACACATCGCGCGCCGCTGGCTTGACCGCAGCAAAATGGATTCGCTGGTCGTGCGCACTTACGGCGCGACCGAAGTGTTTCCGCCCGACGACGCCGACATGATCATAGACAATACGGCGACCGGCCGAACGCTGATTGAAAACGGCCTGCGCATCGTGGATACCATCATGACCAGTTCCACCCGCATGTTCGCGTCGAAAGCCGCGCTCGCCGATCCCGAAAAAAAGCGTAAAATAATGGAACTGAAAATGCTTTTCGAGGCCGTCATCGATGCCCGCGACCGTGTCATGCTCGAAATGAACGTTACGCGCGCACGGTTTCAGGAACTCGTTACCGGACTGCCCTCCATGCGCAGTCCCACCGTTTCGCCGCTGTACGGCGACGACGGATACGCGATCAAAATCGCCGTTAAAAAAAGCGAAGTTCCCAATCTGCTGCCCAAACTGAAAACGCTCGGCGCAACGGACATTCTTGAATACGATCTGCGCAAAGTGCTTGCGTAA
- a CDS encoding threonine aldolase family protein, with amino-acid sequence MTRFECDYTEGAHPLILEALACTNAEQTPGYGTDEYCEAARSKIKAACAAPAADVHFLVGGTQTNLTVISAALRPYQGVVSAVSGHINGHETGAVEACGYKVLPLPSADGTITAEQVAALCEAHRNDASREHSVQPAMVYVSFPTENGTLYSKAALERLSAVCRENDLLLFADGARLGYGLASPVNDVTLADLARLCDVFYVGGTKVGALFGEAVVITNSALKKDFRYLIKQKGGMLAKGRLLGIQFDVLFTEKLYFSIAERAVSLALRVRRAFAEKGVPFLYDSYTNQQFPILTAAQIEALGKDYAFSIWKPLENGGTAVRFCTSWATTEDAVNRLIADIAKL; translated from the coding sequence ATGACGCGGTTTGAATGCGATTATACCGAAGGCGCCCATCCGCTGATATTGGAAGCGCTCGCATGTACGAACGCGGAACAGACGCCCGGTTACGGAACGGACGAATATTGTGAAGCCGCTCGCTCCAAAATCAAAGCGGCGTGCGCTGCACCCGCCGCCGACGTTCACTTTTTGGTAGGCGGCACGCAGACGAATCTGACCGTTATCAGCGCCGCACTCAGGCCGTACCAGGGCGTCGTTTCCGCCGTCAGCGGGCACATCAACGGGCACGAAACCGGCGCCGTAGAAGCCTGCGGATATAAAGTACTGCCGCTTCCCTCCGCCGACGGTACGATAACCGCCGAACAGGTCGCCGCGCTCTGCGAAGCACACCGGAACGACGCTTCACGCGAACACTCGGTTCAGCCCGCGATGGTGTACGTTTCGTTCCCCACGGAAAACGGAACGCTCTACAGCAAAGCCGCGCTCGAGCGGCTTTCGGCCGTTTGCCGCGAAAACGACCTGCTGCTGTTCGCCGACGGCGCGCGGCTCGGGTACGGACTCGCCTCTCCCGTAAACGACGTAACGCTTGCAGACCTTGCGCGGCTGTGCGACGTATTCTACGTAGGCGGAACCAAAGTCGGCGCGCTCTTCGGTGAAGCCGTCGTCATTACGAATTCCGCGTTAAAAAAGGATTTCCGTTATCTGATAAAGCAAAAAGGCGGAATGCTTGCAAAAGGACGGCTGCTGGGCATCCAGTTCGACGTTTTGTTCACCGAAAAGCTGTATTTTTCCATAGCCGAACGCGCCGTTTCACTGGCACTGCGCGTCAGGCGGGCGTTCGCCGAAAAAGGCGTTCCGTTTCTGTACGATTCGTACACGAATCAGCAGTTTCCGATTCTGACGGCCGCGCAGATTGAAGCGCTCGGCAAAGATTATGCGTTTTCAATTTGGAAGCCGCTTGAAAACGGCGGAACGGCGGTTCGCTTCTGTACCAGCTGGGCAACGACGGAAGACGCCGTCAATCGGCTGATTGCGGATATCGCGAAACTGTAA
- a CDS encoding imidazoleglycerol-phosphate dehydratase, whose protein sequence is MNGTYSRQDAAARTAAVTRTTGETDISLELNLDGTGACSVACPIGFFAHMLNSFCKHGLFDLKGSIAGDLHVDQHHLIEDTGIVLGQAFARALGDCAGIYRTGSCLYPMDETLARAAVDFGGRPYLVCEAALTGVPLVSLGADGTAASFQTDTFEDFWQGFVSGAKCNLHLDVLRGRSDHHKMEALFKAAARAVRDAVSADSRRTGAIPSTKGVIV, encoded by the coding sequence ATGAACGGTACATACTCGCGGCAAGACGCGGCGGCGCGAACCGCTGCCGTTACGCGCACGACGGGCGAAACGGATATATCGCTTGAGCTGAATCTTGACGGAACGGGCGCGTGCAGCGTCGCGTGTCCGATCGGCTTTTTCGCTCATATGCTGAACTCGTTCTGCAAACACGGCCTTTTCGATTTGAAAGGTTCCATCGCAGGCGATCTGCACGTCGATCAGCACCATCTAATAGAAGATACCGGCATCGTTCTCGGTCAGGCGTTTGCCCGAGCGCTCGGCGACTGCGCGGGTATATACCGCACGGGTTCGTGCCTCTATCCGATGGACGAAACGCTCGCGCGCGCCGCCGTCGACTTCGGCGGACGGCCGTATCTGGTGTGCGAAGCCGCGCTTACCGGCGTACCGCTCGTTTCCCTCGGCGCGGACGGCACGGCTGCAAGTTTTCAGACGGATACGTTTGAAGATTTCTGGCAGGGCTTCGTTTCGGGCGCAAAATGCAATCTGCACCTCGACGTTTTGAGAGGCAGAAGCGATCATCACAAAATGGAAGCGCTTTTCAAGGCAGCCGCCCGCGCCGTCCGCGACGCGGTTAGCGCAGACAGCCGCCGCACGGGAGCAATCCCCTCGACGAAAGGAGTCATCGTATGA